The following proteins are encoded in a genomic region of Streptomyces collinus Tu 365:
- a CDS encoding sodium:proton antiporter, whose protein sequence is MHVLPYLVAAYVFLTGCYGLATSRNLIHAVGCLAVCQCATYILLLAVGYRDGGTAPVFSDIKPGSRPVVDPVVQALTLTDIVVGATVTALLLALVLQIARLHGTIDPDELKELRG, encoded by the coding sequence ATGCACGTCCTGCCCTACCTGGTCGCCGCCTACGTCTTCCTGACGGGCTGCTACGGCCTCGCCACCAGCCGGAACCTGATCCACGCCGTCGGCTGCCTGGCCGTGTGCCAGTGCGCCACGTACATCCTGCTGCTGGCGGTCGGCTACCGCGACGGCGGCACCGCACCGGTCTTCTCCGACATCAAGCCCGGCTCCCGGCCGGTCGTGGACCCGGTCGTGCAGGCCCTCACCCTCACCGACATCGTCGTCGGCGCCACCGTCACCGCGCTGCTGCTCGCCCTCGTCCTGCAGATCGCCAGACTGCACGGCACGATCGACCCCGACGAACTGAAAGAGCTGCGCGGCTGA
- a CDS encoding HAD family hydrolase, protein MDRAAVFDVDGTLVDTNHLHVVTWWEAFRQAGHRVPMHAVHRAVGLGSTDLIAHLLGDDRDEEQDATLNAAHKALYGQYFDRLPPLPGAGELLRRLHRDGWRVVLATSASGAELGALRRAIDADEAIDGTASADDVERGKPAPEPVEHALELAGVPASRAVFVGDTVWDMRAGGKAGVHCVGLLCGGIPRADLEEAGARSVYADPADLLDRLDGSPLA, encoded by the coding sequence ATGGACCGCGCCGCCGTGTTCGACGTCGACGGAACCCTCGTCGACACCAATCATCTGCACGTCGTCACCTGGTGGGAGGCGTTCCGCCAGGCGGGCCACCGGGTGCCCATGCACGCCGTGCACCGGGCCGTGGGCCTCGGTTCCACCGATCTGATCGCCCATCTGCTGGGCGACGACCGGGACGAGGAGCAGGACGCCACGCTGAACGCCGCCCACAAGGCGCTGTACGGCCAGTACTTCGACCGCCTGCCCCCGCTGCCGGGGGCCGGGGAGCTGCTGCGCCGGCTGCACCGGGACGGCTGGCGGGTGGTGCTCGCCACCTCCGCGAGCGGCGCCGAGCTGGGCGCGCTGCGCCGGGCGATCGACGCCGACGAGGCGATCGACGGCACCGCGAGCGCCGACGACGTGGAGCGGGGCAAGCCCGCGCCCGAGCCGGTGGAACACGCCCTGGAACTGGCCGGGGTGCCCGCCTCCCGGGCGGTGTTCGTCGGGGACACCGTGTGGGACATGCGGGCGGGCGGCAAGGCCGGGGTGCACTGCGTGGGCCTGCTGTGCGGCGGGATCCCGCGGGCCGACCTGGAGGAGGCCGGGGCGCGCTCGGTGTACGCCGACCCCGCCGACCTGCTGGACCGGCTGGACGGGAGCCCGCTGGCCTGA
- a CDS encoding VanZ family protein, producing MARTALNLPAALRRPTKRGRDGEARPERVRPGEDRRGGRGVLARARVGRKRAGEARPGPGRHVLPLPLRLLAMLVAFAFMVAFAVVLARLTLQPSPASVALTHSNLHPGSSLRAYVDHGQFRDTVKQIGGNVLLGVPFGVLVPVLAPRARGVLHVVALTALVMLMVELVQGALITGRAFDIDDVILNTTGALLGWLFLGRRLGRAVHAREPQPAD from the coding sequence ATGGCCCGCACCGCCCTGAACCTGCCCGCGGCCCTGCGCCGCCCGACCAAGCGGGGCCGGGACGGGGAAGCCCGCCCCGAGCGCGTCCGGCCCGGAGAGGACCGCCGGGGCGGGCGCGGCGTGCTGGCGCGGGCCCGCGTGGGCCGGAAGCGGGCAGGGGAGGCCCGACCGGGGCCCGGACGGCACGTGCTGCCCCTTCCTCTGCGGCTGCTGGCCATGCTGGTCGCCTTCGCGTTCATGGTGGCGTTCGCGGTCGTCCTGGCCCGGCTCACGCTGCAGCCGTCACCGGCGTCGGTGGCCCTGACCCACAGCAACCTGCACCCGGGAAGCTCGCTTCGGGCCTACGTCGACCACGGCCAGTTCCGGGACACGGTCAAGCAGATCGGCGGCAACGTGCTGCTCGGCGTGCCGTTCGGGGTGCTGGTCCCGGTCCTGGCGCCGCGTGCCCGCGGCGTCCTGCACGTGGTGGCGCTCACGGCCCTGGTGATGCTGATGGTGGAGCTGGTGCAGGGGGCGCTGATCACCGGGCGGGCCTTCGACATCGACGACGTCATCCTGAACACGACCGGCGCGCTGCTCGGTTGGCTGTTCCTCGGGCGGCGGCTCGGGCGGGCGGTGCACGCGCGCGAGCCGCAGCCCGCGGACTGA
- a CDS encoding DUF4230 domain-containing protein, with protein sequence MTTPVRSPSRRMPAWAKVVTAVVLVLVVLFAGFALAVVPSVKELFGTESHDRSGPTLLKSIQDMSRYDAASGNFQVVVDLEKDAKFLPDAIRGSRTLYVGAGTVDAYVDLGRIGEKDVKVNGDRTSATLRLPHAQLGRPALDPDHSYAVSKQRGLLDRLGDLFSDNPNSEQAVQKLAVRHIGRAAKDSGLTTRAETNTTEMLQGLLHSLGFQEVHVSYGS encoded by the coding sequence ATGACGACTCCCGTCAGGAGCCCATCCCGGCGCATGCCCGCCTGGGCCAAGGTGGTGACCGCGGTCGTGTTGGTGCTCGTGGTGCTGTTCGCGGGCTTCGCCCTGGCCGTGGTACCGAGCGTGAAGGAGCTGTTCGGCACCGAGTCGCACGACCGTTCCGGCCCCACGCTGCTCAAGTCCATCCAGGACATGAGCCGTTACGACGCCGCGTCCGGCAACTTCCAGGTCGTCGTGGACCTGGAGAAGGACGCCAAGTTCCTGCCCGACGCGATCCGCGGCAGCCGCACCCTGTACGTCGGGGCGGGCACCGTGGACGCCTACGTCGATCTCGGCCGGATCGGCGAGAAGGACGTGAAGGTCAACGGCGACCGCACGTCGGCCACCCTCCGGCTGCCGCACGCGCAGCTCGGGCGGCCGGCCCTCGACCCCGACCACTCGTACGCCGTGTCCAAGCAGCGCGGGCTGCTCGACCGGCTCGGCGACCTGTTCTCGGACAACCCCAACAGCGAGCAGGCGGTGCAGAAGCTCGCCGTGCGGCACATCGGCCGGGCCGCGAAGGACAGCGGCCTGACCACCCGGGCCGAGACCAACACCACGGAGATGCTCCAGGGGCTGCTGCACTCCCTCGGTTTCCAGGAGGTGCACGTCTCCTACGGGTCCTGA
- a CDS encoding complex I subunit 5 family protein encodes MHHLLPLLVAVPLLGATLLVATGRLLPRPAAEITGLVVSGGTAALAVLLLLHSSPPLVEWVGGWWPVDGESVGIVVVGDGPALGMATLASLLTLAALAYSWRYFDEPPRGHAGAFPALMLVFQAAMCGFAIAGDLFNAFVFFELMSVVAYALTGSRIDEPKAVQGAMSFGVVNSLGAYALLMGLGLLYARTGELALAKIGRGLDATAGPGGPDALVLAAFVLVLTGLLVKAAAVPFHFWLPDAHAVAPTPVCMLLSGVMVELGSYGVWRVYTTVFAGPGGIPAADLTRALVTLGVLTAVVGALMCWYQRHIKRLLAYSTIAHTGLFLIGLGVLTPEGDDGIALYIVGHACVKAALFACTGALLDRFGSVDEHTLHGRARAMRAFGVMFAIGGLALAGLPPFATALGKGIAEEAVGGPLTVVFVVVSAVTGGAVLRVTARVFLGLGPRPQDAAYETSGSDEEPETGGLLSRIPDSMTAVPAVLLGAAFAAGVAPGFGGTVARSVNEAGSGGAHAAAAWTAAGILLGLLSALIALGLAGLAVTRPNWVNRVPGWAVPLRRLQSGHVGDYVAWVLFGATALGALALPGVLGG; translated from the coding sequence ATGCACCACCTGCTCCCGCTGCTGGTCGCCGTCCCGCTGCTCGGCGCCACCCTGCTGGTGGCCACGGGCCGGCTGCTGCCCCGGCCCGCCGCCGAGATCACCGGCCTGGTGGTCTCGGGCGGCACCGCCGCCCTCGCCGTGCTGCTGCTCCTGCACTCCTCCCCGCCGCTGGTGGAATGGGTCGGCGGCTGGTGGCCGGTCGACGGCGAGAGCGTCGGCATCGTGGTGGTCGGGGACGGCCCGGCGCTGGGCATGGCCACGCTCGCCTCGCTGCTCACCCTGGCGGCGCTCGCCTACTCCTGGCGCTACTTCGACGAGCCGCCGCGCGGCCACGCCGGCGCCTTCCCCGCCCTCATGCTGGTCTTCCAGGCCGCCATGTGCGGGTTCGCGATCGCGGGCGACCTGTTCAACGCGTTCGTGTTCTTCGAGCTGATGAGCGTTGTCGCCTACGCCCTGACCGGCTCCCGCATCGACGAACCCAAGGCCGTGCAGGGCGCCATGAGCTTCGGGGTGGTCAACTCCCTGGGCGCCTACGCGCTGCTGATGGGCCTCGGCCTGCTGTACGCCCGCACCGGCGAGCTGGCGCTGGCGAAGATCGGGCGGGGACTGGACGCCACGGCCGGCCCGGGCGGACCCGACGCCCTCGTCCTCGCGGCCTTCGTCCTGGTCCTGACGGGACTGCTGGTCAAGGCGGCCGCCGTGCCGTTCCACTTCTGGCTCCCCGACGCGCACGCCGTCGCGCCCACCCCGGTGTGCATGCTGCTGTCCGGCGTCATGGTCGAACTCGGCTCCTACGGCGTCTGGCGCGTGTACACCACCGTCTTCGCCGGACCCGGCGGCATCCCCGCCGCCGACCTGACCCGGGCCCTGGTGACGCTCGGCGTCCTCACCGCCGTGGTCGGCGCGCTCATGTGCTGGTACCAGCGGCACATCAAACGGCTGCTCGCCTACTCCACGATCGCCCACACCGGACTGTTCCTCATCGGCCTCGGGGTGCTGACCCCCGAGGGCGACGACGGGATCGCGCTGTACATCGTCGGGCACGCCTGCGTGAAGGCCGCCCTGTTCGCCTGCACCGGCGCCCTGCTGGACCGCTTCGGCAGCGTGGACGAGCACACCCTGCACGGCCGGGCCCGCGCGATGCGCGCGTTCGGGGTGATGTTCGCCATCGGCGGGCTGGCCCTCGCCGGACTGCCGCCCTTCGCCACGGCGCTCGGCAAGGGGATCGCCGAGGAGGCGGTCGGCGGCCCGCTCACCGTGGTCTTCGTCGTCGTGTCCGCCGTCACCGGGGGCGCCGTGCTGCGGGTCACCGCCCGGGTCTTCCTCGGCCTCGGACCGCGCCCGCAGGACGCCGCGTACGAGACCAGCGGCTCCGACGAGGAGCCGGAGACCGGCGGCCTGCTGAGCCGCATCCCCGACTCCATGACGGCCGTGCCCGCCGTGCTGCTCGGCGCCGCCTTCGCGGCCGGAGTCGCCCCCGGCTTCGGCGGGACGGTGGCCCGCTCGGTCAACGAGGCCGGCTCGGGCGGCGCCCACGCCGCCGCCGCGTGGACGGCGGCGGGCATCCTGCTGGGCCTGCTCTCCGCCCTGATCGCCCTGGGCCTGGCCGGGCTCGCCGTGACCCGCCCGAACTGGGTGAACAGGGTCCCCGGCTGGGCGGTGCCGCTGCGCCGCCTGCAGTCGGGCCACGTCGGCGACTACGTGGCCTGGGTGCTGTTCGGCGCCACCGCGCTGGGCGCGCTGGCCCTGCCGGGGGTGCTGGGCGGCTGA
- a CDS encoding MnhB domain-containing protein: MSRRLRLWVLAVGGAGVAALLVAACLDLPAFGGRRHPYGDRAVRASLSRHIANTIAAVNFDQRAYDTLGETGILFAAVLGCVVLLRQTRDEHRDRPEPAEVARPVRRYALLVLPVALVTGVYVIAHGQLSPGGGFQGGVVAATALHLLYLGADYGALERVRPLGAYTAVDALGVSGYLVTGLAGVLAGTAFLANTLLPYGTFNTLSSGGTVPVLNAAVGMEVASAVVVLLAGFLDQAVEIEEDKGS, from the coding sequence ATGAGCCGCCGGCTGCGGCTGTGGGTGCTCGCCGTCGGCGGCGCGGGCGTCGCCGCCCTGCTGGTCGCCGCCTGCCTCGACCTGCCCGCCTTCGGCGGCCGGCGGCACCCGTACGGCGACCGCGCCGTGCGCGCCTCCCTGAGCCGGCACATCGCCAACACCATCGCCGCCGTCAACTTCGACCAGCGCGCCTACGACACCCTCGGCGAGACCGGCATCCTGTTCGCCGCCGTCCTCGGCTGCGTGGTGCTCCTGCGGCAGACCCGCGACGAGCACCGCGACCGGCCCGAACCCGCCGAGGTGGCCCGGCCCGTCCGCCGCTACGCGCTGCTCGTACTGCCCGTCGCCCTGGTCACCGGCGTCTACGTCATCGCCCACGGCCAGCTCAGCCCCGGCGGCGGCTTCCAGGGCGGCGTCGTCGCCGCGACCGCGCTGCACCTGCTGTACCTGGGCGCCGACTACGGCGCCCTGGAACGCGTCCGTCCCCTCGGCGCGTACACCGCCGTCGACGCGCTCGGCGTCAGCGGCTACCTCGTCACCGGGCTCGCCGGCGTGCTGGCCGGCACCGCCTTCCTGGCCAACACGCTGCTGCCGTACGGCACCTTCAACACGCTGTCCTCCGGTGGCACCGTCCCGGTGCTGAACGCGGCCGTCGGCATGGAGGTGGCGAGCGCGGTCGTCGTGCTCCTCGCCGGCTTCCTCGACCAGGCCGTCGAGATCGAAGAGGACAAGGGGAGCTGA
- a CDS encoding helix-turn-helix domain-containing protein, whose amino-acid sequence MRRVQCVDESVALLAEAVFTHIDEIAAASAQACAGAQADAAGTADRRRHRLLIILVTGGLDADTLRRTAAEADWLGIHPQTARRRLHQVHRLFGALPADPDARFEAEAALRAAAGREVDRPPG is encoded by the coding sequence GTGCGCCGGGTCCAGTGCGTTGACGAGTCGGTCGCCCTGCTCGCGGAGGCCGTCTTCACGCACATCGACGAGATCGCGGCGGCCTCCGCGCAGGCCTGCGCGGGCGCCCAGGCCGACGCCGCGGGCACCGCGGACCGCCGCAGGCACCGCCTGCTGATCATCCTGGTCACCGGCGGCCTCGACGCCGACACCCTGCGCCGCACCGCCGCGGAGGCCGACTGGCTGGGTATCCACCCGCAGACCGCGCGCCGGCGCCTGCACCAGGTCCACCGCCTGTTCGGCGCTCTGCCGGCCGATCCCGACGCCCGGTTCGAGGCCGAGGCAGCCCTGCGAGCCGCCGCCGGCCGCGAGGTGGACCGGCCCCCCGGCTGA
- a CDS encoding monovalent cation/H+ antiporter complex subunit F yields the protein MNGWILAATVELAVAGAASLWGVCTGPLPRRAMAQNLITSALCPALLLLSQGYARPAYVDLALLMALLAPIGTLVFARLLADELADHPPRAWGLTWTAAALSAVAVVAVCVATGPGRAMVKVLVIGVLLIGGNLVASSALAGGFRGVRGG from the coding sequence GTGAACGGATGGATCCTCGCCGCCACCGTCGAACTGGCCGTGGCCGGGGCGGCCTCCCTGTGGGGCGTCTGCACCGGCCCGCTGCCCCGCCGGGCCATGGCCCAGAACCTGATCACCTCCGCCCTCTGCCCGGCCCTGCTCCTGCTCTCCCAAGGCTACGCCCGTCCCGCCTACGTGGATCTCGCGCTGCTGATGGCCCTGCTGGCCCCGATCGGCACCCTCGTCTTCGCCCGCCTGCTCGCCGACGAGCTGGCGGACCACCCACCGCGGGCCTGGGGCCTGACCTGGACCGCCGCCGCGCTGAGCGCGGTGGCGGTCGTCGCCGTGTGCGTGGCCACCGGACCCGGCCGGGCGATGGTGAAGGTGCTGGTGATCGGTGTCCTGCTGATCGGCGGGAACCTGGTCGCCTCCTCCGCCCTGGCGGGCGGGTTCAGGGGGGTGCGCGGTGGCTGA
- a CDS encoding DNA topoisomerase IB, which yields MRLRTSSCEQPGFTRVRCGRGFRYRDTDGEPLTDTGQLARVRALTIPPAWRDVWICPWPNGHLQAVGTDAAGRRQYLYHERFRAEQDKAKHVHVREVARALPELRDRVTTDLKGRGLSHNRVTACAVRLLDLGFFRIGSDRHTRNSETYGLTTMLREHVSCGRGEIAFEFPAKGGTRMVRALVDDQAYAVARALLRRPRGGDRFLAFRDRGGWHDLHGDDLNEALRRLSGTDVTAKDFRTWHATVLAAVAVAVAARGARATAAARRRQTARAVREVSHYLGNTPAVCRASYIDPRVFELFEQDVTIAPALARLGEHGDFGRPATQGAVEAAVLGLLDG from the coding sequence ATGAGACTGCGCACCAGCTCCTGCGAGCAGCCGGGCTTCACCCGGGTCCGCTGCGGCCGCGGCTTCCGCTACCGGGACACCGACGGCGAGCCGCTCACCGACACCGGCCAACTGGCCCGTGTCCGCGCCCTGACCATTCCGCCCGCCTGGCGCGACGTGTGGATCTGCCCGTGGCCCAACGGCCACCTCCAGGCCGTCGGCACCGACGCGGCCGGACGCCGCCAGTACCTGTACCACGAGCGGTTCCGGGCCGAGCAGGACAAGGCCAAACACGTGCACGTGCGCGAGGTCGCCCGCGCCCTGCCCGAACTGCGCGACCGGGTCACGACCGACCTCAAGGGCCGCGGACTGAGCCACAACCGGGTCACGGCCTGCGCGGTCCGCCTGCTCGACCTGGGTTTCTTCCGCATCGGCAGCGACCGGCACACCAGGAACAGCGAGACCTACGGCCTGACCACGATGCTCCGCGAGCACGTGAGCTGCGGCCGGGGCGAGATCGCGTTCGAGTTCCCCGCCAAGGGCGGCACCCGGATGGTCCGGGCCCTCGTCGACGACCAGGCGTACGCGGTCGCCCGGGCCCTGCTGCGCCGTCCGCGCGGCGGCGACCGGTTCCTCGCCTTCCGGGACCGCGGCGGCTGGCACGACCTGCACGGCGACGACCTGAACGAGGCGCTGCGGCGGCTCTCCGGCACCGACGTCACCGCGAAGGACTTCCGCACCTGGCACGCCACGGTGCTGGCGGCGGTGGCGGTCGCCGTGGCCGCCCGGGGCGCCCGCGCCACCGCCGCCGCCCGGCGCCGGCAGACCGCACGCGCGGTCCGCGAGGTCAGCCACTACCTGGGCAACACCCCGGCGGTGTGCCGGGCCTCCTACATCGATCCGCGGGTGTTCGAGCTGTTCGAGCAGGACGTGACCATCGCCCCCGCGCTCGCCCGGCTGGGGGAGCACGGGGACTTCGGGCGGCCGGCCACCCAGGGCGCGGTGGAGGCGGCGGTGCTCGGTCTCCTGGACGGCTGA
- a CDS encoding ricin-type beta-trefoil lectin domain protein, with the protein MASPRLLRSCLFAALSAALVGSVATGPARAQTTAPAAAAVSTFSDSFDGPAGSAVDSSKWTLETGDNVNNHERQYYTSGTKNAALDGQGHLVITARKENPAGYQCWYGSCQYTSARLNTAGRFDAQYGHVEARMKIPRGQGMWPAFWMLGTPVNWPDSGEIDVMENVGFEPSTVHGTIHGPGYSGSGGIGAGYSLPGGQAFADAFHTFAVDWAPDSLTWSVDGTVYQRRTPADLGGRTWVFNKPFFLILNLAVGGYWPGDPDGSTPLPAQLVVDSVSVTTSASATGVPIRGLAGKCVDVAGADPANGTPVQLYDCNGTAAQSWTVGADGTVRALGKCLDVTGNGTADGSTVQLWDCTGGPNQKWAVSAAHDIVNPQANKCLDVTGNNPANGTRLQIWSCSGGANQKWTVG; encoded by the coding sequence ATGGCCTCCCCACGCCTGCTGCGCAGCTGCCTCTTCGCCGCCCTGTCCGCCGCGCTGGTCGGCTCCGTCGCCACCGGTCCGGCCCGGGCCCAGACCACCGCGCCCGCGGCCGCCGCCGTCAGCACCTTCTCCGACTCCTTCGACGGACCGGCCGGCTCCGCCGTCGACTCCTCGAAGTGGACGCTGGAGACCGGCGACAACGTCAACAACCACGAGCGGCAGTACTACACCTCGGGAACGAAGAACGCGGCTCTCGACGGGCAGGGCCACCTGGTGATCACGGCCCGCAAGGAGAACCCGGCCGGGTACCAGTGCTGGTACGGAAGCTGCCAGTACACCTCGGCCCGGCTGAACACGGCCGGCAGGTTCGACGCGCAGTACGGCCATGTCGAGGCCCGCATGAAGATCCCGCGCGGGCAGGGCATGTGGCCCGCGTTCTGGATGCTCGGCACGCCGGTCAACTGGCCGGACTCCGGGGAGATCGACGTGATGGAGAACGTCGGCTTCGAACCCTCCACGGTGCACGGCACGATCCACGGTCCCGGCTACTCCGGCTCGGGCGGCATCGGCGCCGGCTACTCGCTGCCGGGCGGCCAGGCCTTCGCGGACGCCTTCCACACCTTCGCCGTGGACTGGGCGCCCGACTCCCTCACCTGGTCGGTGGACGGCACCGTCTACCAGCGGCGCACCCCCGCCGACCTGGGCGGCCGGACGTGGGTCTTCAACAAGCCGTTCTTCCTGATCCTCAACCTGGCGGTCGGCGGCTACTGGCCGGGCGACCCCGACGGCTCCACCCCGCTGCCCGCCCAGCTCGTGGTCGACTCGGTGTCGGTGACGACGAGCGCCAGCGCGACCGGCGTGCCGATCCGGGGGCTGGCGGGCAAGTGCGTGGACGTCGCCGGCGCCGACCCCGCCAACGGCACCCCGGTCCAGCTCTACGACTGCAACGGCACCGCCGCCCAGTCGTGGACCGTCGGCGCGGACGGCACCGTGCGCGCGCTGGGCAAGTGCCTGGACGTCACCGGCAACGGCACGGCGGACGGCTCGACCGTGCAGCTCTGGGACTGCACGGGCGGCCCCAACCAGAAGTGGGCCGTCTCGGCGGCGCACGACATCGTCAACCCGCAGGCGAACAAGTGCCTCGACGTGACCGGCAACAACCCGGCCAACGGCACCCGGCTGCAGATCTGGAGCTGCTCCGGCGGCGCCAACCAGAAGTGGACGGTCGGCTGA
- a CDS encoding Na(+)/H(+) antiporter subunit B — protein MADAVIVVALLLVAGAATAAVAVRDPARQALVLSVLGTVLAVLFTVLQAPDVGLSQLAVGSALTPLLIMLSVRKVRRRGRSEDGAR, from the coding sequence ATGGCCGATGCCGTGATCGTCGTCGCCCTGCTCCTGGTGGCCGGGGCCGCCACCGCCGCCGTGGCGGTGCGCGACCCGGCCCGGCAGGCCCTGGTGCTCTCCGTGCTCGGCACCGTCCTGGCGGTCCTGTTCACCGTGCTCCAGGCCCCGGACGTCGGGCTGTCCCAGCTCGCGGTGGGCTCCGCGCTCACCCCGCTGCTGATCATGCTGTCGGTGCGCAAGGTCAGACGGCGCGGCCGGTCCGAGGACGGCGCGCGATGA
- a CDS encoding SDR family oxidoreductase yields the protein MPEPDTQRTAVITGGDSGIGRATAVRLAEQGLDVGITWHTDEKGARETAEEVRAAGRRAAVAHLDLTRLPGAADTVDELCAELGRLDVLVNNAGTGTMTPYLDLTLDDVRRVLDVDLVGPFLCGQKAARQMIRQGGGGRIVNVTSVHEHQPRVGAAPYCAAKGGLGLLTQVMALELAEHGITVNAVAPGEIATPMTGQEDVDPHTERRPGIPLGRPGDAREVAAVIAFLASPDASYVTGASWSVDGGMLRMGPQAGSHLTGDDWRRP from the coding sequence ATGCCCGAACCGGACACGCAGCGAACGGCCGTGATCACCGGTGGCGACAGCGGCATCGGCCGTGCGACCGCGGTGCGGCTGGCCGAGCAGGGGCTGGACGTCGGCATCACCTGGCACACCGACGAGAAGGGCGCCCGGGAGACCGCCGAGGAGGTCCGCGCTGCGGGCCGCCGCGCCGCCGTCGCCCACCTGGACCTCACCCGGCTGCCCGGCGCCGCCGACACCGTGGACGAGCTGTGTGCCGAGCTGGGCCGGCTGGACGTCCTGGTCAACAACGCGGGGACGGGCACCATGACGCCGTACCTCGACCTCACCCTCGACGACGTGCGGCGGGTGCTCGACGTGGACCTCGTCGGCCCCTTCCTGTGCGGGCAGAAGGCGGCCCGGCAGATGATCCGGCAGGGCGGCGGCGGCCGCATCGTCAACGTGACGTCCGTGCACGAGCACCAGCCCCGGGTGGGCGCCGCGCCGTACTGCGCGGCCAAGGGCGGACTCGGCCTGCTCACCCAGGTGATGGCCCTGGAACTGGCCGAGCACGGCATCACCGTGAACGCGGTGGCCCCCGGCGAGATCGCCACCCCGATGACCGGTCAGGAGGACGTCGACCCGCACACCGAGCGGCGCCCGGGCATCCCCCTCGGACGGCCCGGCGACGCCCGTGAGGTCGCCGCCGTCATCGCCTTCCTCGCGAGCCCCGACGCCTCCTACGTCACCGGCGCCTCCTGGAGCGTGGACGGCGGCATGCTCCGCATGGGGCCGCAGGCCGGATCGCACCTGACCGGCGACGACTGGCGCCGTCCCTGA
- a CDS encoding PHP domain-containing protein has protein sequence MDPVAALDRIAFLLERSLAPTYRVRAFRTASRTLAALPEGEVGERVSAGTLESLKGVGPKTAQVVREALAGEVPGYLRKLEEEAGARESTGPGAELRALLRGDCHTHSDWSDGGSPIEEMGRAAIGLGHEWTVLTDHSPRLTVARGLSPERLREQLDVVAALNATWAPFRLLTGIECDILDDGSLDQEPELLERLDVVVVSVHSKLRMDAPSMTRRMVAAVRDPHADVLGHCTGRLVTGRGRPESEFDADEVFAACAESGTAVEINSRPERLDPPRRLLRAAVAAGVLFSIDTDAHAPGQLDWQILGCARAEECGVPAERVVTAWSAEELLAWTRQGRTPARVTAS, from the coding sequence ATGGATCCCGTCGCCGCCCTGGACCGGATCGCCTTCCTGCTGGAGCGGTCGCTGGCGCCCACGTACCGGGTGAGGGCCTTTCGCACCGCCTCCCGGACGCTGGCCGCCCTGCCGGAGGGCGAGGTGGGCGAACGGGTGTCGGCCGGGACGCTGGAGTCGCTGAAGGGGGTCGGCCCGAAGACCGCGCAGGTGGTGCGGGAGGCCCTGGCCGGGGAGGTGCCCGGGTACCTGCGCAAGCTGGAGGAGGAGGCCGGGGCGCGCGAGAGCACCGGCCCCGGCGCGGAGCTGCGGGCCCTGCTGCGCGGGGACTGCCACACGCACTCGGACTGGTCGGACGGCGGCAGCCCGATCGAGGAGATGGGGCGTGCGGCGATCGGGCTCGGCCATGAGTGGACGGTCCTGACCGACCACTCGCCCCGGCTCACCGTCGCCCGGGGCCTGTCCCCCGAACGGCTGCGCGAGCAACTGGACGTGGTGGCCGCGCTGAACGCGACCTGGGCGCCGTTCCGGCTGCTCACCGGCATCGAGTGCGACATCCTCGACGACGGCTCGCTCGACCAGGAACCCGAACTGCTGGAGCGGCTGGACGTCGTGGTCGTGTCCGTGCACTCCAAGCTGCGGATGGACGCCCCCTCGATGACCCGCCGGATGGTGGCCGCCGTCCGCGACCCGCACGCGGACGTCCTCGGCCACTGCACCGGTCGCCTGGTCACCGGCCGGGGGCGGCCCGAGTCGGAGTTCGACGCGGACGAGGTGTTCGCCGCCTGCGCCGAGTCGGGCACGGCCGTGGAGATCAACAGCCGTCCCGAGCGGCTCGACCCGCCGCGGCGGCTGCTGCGGGCGGCCGTGGCGGCCGGGGTGCTGTTCTCGATCGACACCGACGCGCACGCCCCGGGCCAGCTCGACTGGCAGATCCTCGGCTGTGCCCGGGCCGAGGAGTGCGGGGTGCCCGCCGAACGGGTGGTGACCGCGTGGTCCGCCGAGGAACTGCTGGCCTGGACCCGTCAGGGCCGGACGCCCGCACGTGTGACCGCCTCCTGA